TCGTCGATTTGCTCGTGCGCGCGCAGCGCGTGCACGACCGGAGCCATCTTGATCGTGTCGGGTCGCGTACCGAACACGGTCATCACGCGCAATTTCTTTTCGCTCATCTACAGTGAATGACGGAAGACGTGAGTGAACTCGCCCGAGAGCGCGAGCGCGACGAACCCGAGCACGAAACAGACGGCGTAGATCAGCAGCACGGCCTGGCGCACGTTGAGCCCGAAGCGAAAGATCAGCTGGTGGTGGAAGTGCCCGCGATCGGCTTCGGTTATGCTTTTGCCTGCGCGCGCGCGCCGGATGATCACGGCTGCCGTGTCGAGGATCGGGAGGGCCAATACGACCAGCGGCACGACGATGGAAATCGCGATCGCGGTCTTGCTCGCGCCGATGATCGAAACCGTAGCGAAGACGTACCCGATGAAGAGCGAGCCGGAATCGCCCAAGATGATCTTCGCCGGATTGAAATTGTAGGGCAGAAAGCCGAGCGAGGCGCCGGCGAGCGCGATGACGACCAGCGCGACCACCGGGTTCGCGTGCACGACCGAGATCGCGAAGAGAAAGAGCGTCGAGATCAGCGTAAACCCCGGGAGCAAGCCGTCGAGCCCGTCGATGAAGTTGATCGCGTTCATCATGGCGACGTACCAGAAAAGCGTGAGCGGAATCGAAACCCAGATCGGAAAGTCGATCCAGTTGGTGTGCATGTTGTGGTCGAACGGATTCGTGATGCCGGGGATGATGAAGCCGTAGAGCATCGAGATCAGCGCGACGACGATCTGCGCGAAGAATTTGTTCCGCGGCCGCATCTGCATGATGTCGTCCCACAGCCCGACGGCCAGGATCAGCATGCTGCCGAAGAGCAGACCGACGAGGCGGTGCACCGCGTCGAATTGATCGGCGATCGCGTTGACCTTCTGGTGCACGCCCAGATGGGCGACCGACGGATAGAGCGCGTACGGTGAACTGAGGGCGAAACCCAGGACGACGAAAAGCGCAAAGGTGAACCCGAAAAAGACCGCGATACCGCCCGTACGCGGCGGAGGCACCGCATGCATGCGCCGCTCGGCTTCCGTTCCGTCGACGATCTCCAGATGGGTCGCGAGGCGAATCACCAGCGGCGTCGTCGCGGCAACGACGACTGCAGCGACGGCGAAGGTGATGAAGTAGATCAGCGCGGCGGTCACGAGCGCGCGCTCTCGAGCGAAGCGTACGGGACCAGCGCGACCTCGGCTTCATCGAGCAGTTCGATTGCGACCGGATCCGGGTAGGCTTCATCGTAGACGATCTTGACGATGCCCGCGCTGATCAACAATTTCGAGCAGCTCACGCACGGCTGGTGCGTACAATACGCGGTCGCGCCCTGGAGTGAGACGCCGTGAAGCGCGCCCTGCACGATGGCATTGGCTTCGGCGTGTGTCGCGCGCTGGCAGTGGTCGTTCACGACGATGCAACCCGCTTGCGTGCAATGCGGCACGCCGCGCGGCGCTCCGTTGTAGCCGGTCGTTAGAATGCGATGCTCGCGCACCAGCACCGCTCCGACCGACGCGCGCGGGCAGGTTGCCCGGGTCGCGACCGTGCGCGCGATCTGCATGAAATACTCGTCCCAGCCGGGACGCAGGTTCACGGCGTTCGCACCCGCATCGCGGCCGGCACCGAGGTGAGGCTGCCGAACATCCGATCGCCGGCATCGCCCAGACCCGGCACGATATAGGCGTGATCGTTCAGCCCCGCGTCGAGCGCGGCCGCCACGATGACCGCCTGCGGATGCGCGGCGTGCACGCGCCGCACGCCTTCGGGTGCGGCGATGACGCAGACAAACGTCATCGCGCGCGCACCGCGTTCGGCCAACGCATCGAGTGCGGCGACGCCCGAGTTTCCGGTGGCGAGCATCGGATCGAGAACGAAGACGTGACGATCGCCCAGCTCCGGCGGCATGTTCGCGTAGTAGGGCACCGGACGCAACGACTCGGGGTCGCGATAAAAACCCAAATGCGCCACGACCGCGTCGTCGATCACATCGAGAAAGCCGGGCAACAGTCCCAGCCCCGCGCGCAATACCGGAGCGACGACGGGGCGCGTCGCGATGCGCTGCGCGGTCGTCTCGATCAACGGTGTGGTGATGCGTTCCTCGCGCAGCGGAAGCGAACGGGTCGCCTCATAGGCGAGAAACGCGCCCAGCTCTTCGATCAGCTTTCGGAAGACGGGCGTCGCGGTCGAGCGATCGCGGAGACGGGCGAGACGATCGGCGACGGCCGGGTGATCGACGACGTGGAGGGTGGAGCTCCCTGGCATGCAACTCGGTTTCGTATGCGCGCACGCGATACCTGGGTGTTGCTCGCGACGATCGTCGGCTCGAGCCTCGTGTTCATCGACGGTTCGGTCGTTGCACTCGCGTTGCCGGAAATCCAGCGCGAATTTCACACGTCCGCCGGCAACGTCGCGTGGATCGTCGAACTTTATACGCTTGTTCTCGGATCGTTGATGCTGCTGGGCGGCGCACTCGCCGATCGCTACGGCCGTAAGCGCATTTTCATTTTGGGCGCAGCGCTCTTCGCGTGCAGCTCGATCGGCTGTGCGTTCGCGTGGTCTATTCCATCGATGCTCGTTGCGCGGACGATACAAGGATTGGGCGGCATGCTGCTTGCGCCGGCGAGCCTAGCGATCCTCGGAGATCATTTTTCGGGCGATGCCCGCGGTCGCGCCATCGCCGCGTGGTCGGCCTTTAGCGCGCTGACCTCTACGCTCGGACCCGCACTCGGCGGCGCGTTGATCGACACGTTTGGTTGGCGCTCGGTCTTCTGGATCACCGTTCCGCTTGCCGCACTGGTCGTCGTCTCGTCGCTGCGCCATGTGAGCGAAAGCCGCAATCCCGATGCACCGCGCGAACTCGACCTGCTCGGAGCGCTGCTCGGCACGCTCGGGCTCGGCGGCATCACGTTCGCGTTGATCGTTGCAAGCTCAAGCGGGTGGAGAAATCCGAGTGTCGACGCCGCGGCCGCGGGCGGCGTCGCGCTCCTGGGGCTCTTTCTCGTACGCGAACGTCGCGCGCGCGCACCACTCGTGCCGCCCGCTATTTTCTCTTCGCGTACCTTTGGTGCGATCAACCTGGCAACGCTCTTTCTTTACGGCGCGCTCGGCGGGCTGTTCTACGAGCTTCCCTTTGCGATGATCCAAGCACATCATTACACCGCGCTGCAAACCGCGTTCGCGACGCTCCCGATGCCGCTGGCGCTGGTTGTGCTCTCGCGCGCGGGGGCCATGCTAGCGAGGCGCTTCGGTCCGCGCCTCGTGCTGACGATCGGACCGTCGGTCGTCGCCGCCGGTTTTGCTTTGCTGGCGCTGCTCGAACCGCGGCAGGGTTACGTAGTCGGATTTCTGCCGGGTTTGCTCGGCGTCGGGCTCGGTATGGGTATTACCGTCGCGCCGCTCACCACGACCATGATCGGCGCCGCCGACGCGGGCGACGTCGGCATCGCCTCGGGCATCAACAACGCGGTCTCGCGCATCGCCGGATTACTTGCGATCGCTGCGCTCACCGTATTGCTCGCGGCGCTCTACGACCGTTCGATGAATCGCTCGCTCGACGCGCTTCACGCGACCGCGCACCAGCGTCTCGCCGCCGCAGCGCAGAGCGACCGCCTCGGGGGCGCGCATTTCAGCGATCCTGCGATTGCGCGCGCCTCGATTCATGCATTCGAGAGCGGATTTCGCGGCGTCGCGTTTGCCTGCGCGCTCTTGGCGGCGCTCGCCGCTGCAGTCGACGCGCTCGGCATCGACGAAGCCAAGCTTCGTTAGCGCATACCGGCGCTAGCGAATACCGGCGCCGAGCTCGTCGAGCACGCTCTCGACCGCGTGGAGTCCCGGTATCGTGCGCTCGTTGCGCATGCCCGCCAGCGCGCCCCGCCGATTGACCCACACGCTGTGGAACCCGGCTTGACTCGCTCCCATCGCGTCCCAGTCGTTGGACGAGAAAAAGAGGACGTCTTCGGGATATAGGCCGTTGGTCGTGACTTGACCGTAGACGGCCGCGTTCGGCTTGTACACCTTGACCGTGTCAGCCGAAAGCACGTCGCGGAAATACTCGGCGATTTCCGCGTGCGCGAGCGCGTTACGCGCGGTCGACGCGACCGCATTGGTAAGGGCGAGTATCGGCAGCTTACGGGTGGTGATCGTCTGGAGCGCCGGCAGCACGTCGTCGAAGACCGGCAACGCAGCCCACGCGTCGATCAGGCGCTTCTGGTCGGACGGCGCAAGGCGGAGGTGGAAGCGCGGCGCGATCTCATGAAGTGCGACGAGCGTGACCCGATCGAAGTCCATGTAGCGCCCGCTCGAATTTGCAACGCCGGCGAGCTGCAGTTGGCGACGCCTCCATTCCTCGCACATCGCTTCGGCCATTGGGGTGTACTCGCGTACCAGCGGCTCCAATCCGTCCAAGTCGAAGAGGGTGCCGTACAGATCGAAACAGACTACCGAAACCGCCACGGCTCCGCGTTTCGCGCTTTATATCGCGCGTTCTTCTTGCTGAGTCTCGGCCCAGAGCTTGCGTGCAACCGTACCGATCGAACCGGAGGCCTGCGCCCCGAGTGACGCTGCAATCGCGGTGAGCGCGCCGGCCGCTTGCCGGTGCGCGATCTCGATCTCGCCGGCCTCCAAATCGAAGCCGACGCCGTTCGACGTCGGCGTGCGTGCCTGTTCGAGGTTTACCTCGAGGCCGATGGAGGGCTCGAGTGTGCGCTCGATCTGCTTACGGTAGAGCGCGGACCGGGCGAGCGCATCCGCATCGATCGTGGCATCGGTGTAGGGGAGCGATTTGCACGCAGTGACCAGCCAGAACGCCAAGAAACTCCTGTACAGCACGGCAGCGGGCGCGCTCTCGACGAACCGGACGCTCTGCGCAAGCACCTTTTCGAAATCCCGGCCGCGAATCGACGGAAGACGGAGACCAAATTGCGCGACAGTGAGCGCCACCATGGGTTCGGCTTGGTTGCGAGCAAGAATCGCGAGCGGAGCGGCAAGAAAGTAGACGTCTCCGGATTGCGTCCGGCGCCGCGCCGAGTTCCACTGCGCGATCGGATCGCGCACGATTCCCAGGTGAAATGCACGGGGGAAATGCGCGCGCATCCACGCGACCCTTCCAAGGGAACGGCAAAATTTGAAGACGGCGGTCTTGTTGGACCTGCGCGCGAGTTCGATCAACGAGGAGAGATAGGCAAAAAGCTTCGGCTCGAGCGCGTCGCGCTCGATAAAATACCGATCGAATGCGAAAGCGCGATCGTAGCGCGTCACGCCGCGCCGCTTGATGAGCGGCGTGAACTCCTCGAAGTACGGAGCGCCGGCAGGATGCCCCGAGTCCCAGCTCGCCGGTCCCGATTTTCGAATGCCGTCGACGGTCATATCGTGGAGCAGCTCGTGCAAAGGTTCATAGAAGGCCATCGTGTGAGCCTTGGAACGAAACTCACTCCAAATCCAAGTCCCGGCAGAACGCCAGCCGCTATGAATGAAGACGGCTTCGGTCGCCGGCGAAATCGAACCGTGTGAGGATGAGACCCGATGGTTAGCGATTAACACCTAATGGACACGATACGCCGTGACCTGAGAGTCCGTTGAGAGCGCGTGCGTTAAAGCCGCGAAAGCACGCGAGCTATTGCTTGCTTATGGCACGTCAAATCGCGACGTGAGGTCGCGGACCCGCCCGCGCAACCGTTCTATTGCGACTTCGGTCTCAATATCGGCCAACGCGTCGACCATGATGCGCGCGACCTCGCGACATTCCTCGATCCCCAGTCCGCGCGAGGTGATGGCGGGGGTTCCGATCCGGATACCGCTTGCGACCACCGGCTTCTGCTGGTCGTAGGGGATCGCGTTCTTGTTGACCGTGATGCCGATTCGATCTAAGTACGCTTCGACCGCACGTCCGGTCAGGTTTTTGACCGACACGTCGACCAGCATCAAGTGGGTATCGGTGCCGCCCGCGACCAGGCGCAGACCGCCGCGCACGAACTCCTCGGCCATCGCGCGCGCATTGTCGATCACATTGCGTTGATAGGTTTTGAACGAGGGCTGCAGCGCTTCGCCGAACGCGACGGCTTTGGCCGCGATCGTGTGCATCAACGGGCCGCCTTGAATGCCCGGAAAGACGCTCTTGTCGATCGCCTGCGCATAGGCTGCTTTGCAGAGCACGAAGCCGCCGCGCGGACCGCGCAGCGTCTTGTGCGTCGTCGAGGTGACGAATTCGGCGAACGGAATCGGCGAGGGATGGAGATCCACCGCGACGAGTCCCGCGATGTGCGCCATGTCGACCAACAGCGCGGCGCCGACCTCGTCGGCGATCTCGCGGAACGGCGCGTACTCCATCACGCGCGGATACGCGCTCGCGCCGGCGATGATCAGCTTCGGTTTGTGTTCGCGCGCCAGCGCGCGCACTTCCTCGAAATCGATCAGCTCCGTATCTTTGCGCACGCCGTATGCGACCGCGTTATACAATTTGCCGCTGAAACTGACTTTGGTGCCGTGGGTGAGATGGCCGCCGTGTGCGAGCGACATGCCGAGCACGGTGTCGCCGGGCTGCAACTGCGCCATGAACACCGCCATGTTGGCTTGCGCGCCGGCGTGGGGCTGCACGTTGGCATGATCGGCGCCGAAGAGCTGCTGCAGACGTTCGAGCGCCAAACTCTCGGCCACGTCGACCCACTCGCATCCACCATAGTAGCGCTTGCCCGGATAGCCTTCCGCATACTTGTTGGTCATCACGCATGCCATCGCTTCGCGCACCGCGCGGCTGGCGTAATTTTCCGATGCGATCAGCTCGAGGTTTTCTTTTTGGCGGCGTTCCTCGCCGGCGATCGCCGCGTAGAGCTGCGGATCCTGGGCTTCGAGCGTGCTCGTGGTCAGAATATCCATGAGGTTCCTCTCAGAGCAGGTCTTTCGGCGTAGCGGCGCCCGTCACTTTGCCCGCCTCGATCGCTTCGAGGGTGCGCTCGCGCTGCGCGTCGCCGAATTCGAAGAGCTGCTCGACGCGATGCTTGTGTCGCGCGCCCGCGGGCGTATCGCCCTCGAACGGTGCGTGCAGAAAAACGTCGACGATGCGTTCGATCATGTCCCATCCGGTCAGACGCTCCGAGAGCGCGAGCACGTTGGCGTCGTTGTGCCCGCGCGCGAGTTCCGCCGAATACGGCTCGGCCACGACCGCGCAGCGCACGCCCGGCACTTTGTTCGCCGCGATCGAGATGCCCAAACTCGATCCGCACACCACGATGCCGCGCTCCGCTTGACCGCTGGCGACTGCCTCGCCAACGGCGTAGCCATACTGCGGATAATCCACCGGCGTCGGACCGTGCGTGCCGTAATCCAGAATCGTATGGCCGGCGTCGCGCAAGATCTGCGCGATGCGGTCTTTGTATTCGTATCCGGCGTGATCGGCCCCCAATGCAATGCGCATGGAGCGAGTTGTTCAAGCGCGGCCTGTAGCACTACTGCTCAAAAGGCGCTCCGGCCTAGCCTCCGCGCCCCCCACTTCGTGGGGCCCCCGGACCATGGGCCGCATAAACACACCTGCCCATTGAACGTTCCCCTGGGGCGGCCCTAAACATCATTTCCTCGGTGCCGACATGTACCGAGACCGTGTCGATTGAAACCTGGTATGCGTGAAATTCGCGTGCAGCAGCGGTGCGTTCGATCGAGCCTTCCGAAGCGGGGATCTCACCCAGCTCGAGTTTCTCGATGCCGCGGCGCGTGAGATCGGATGCGACGGCGTGGTCTTGGACGACCGGCATTTTCCGCGCATCGACGACGACTACCTCGCCCAGCTGAAGAAGGCTGCGACCGATCTCGGGCTGTCGATCGCTGCGCTGGCAAGCGACGAGTTTTTCGTCGCCGGTGAGGTCACGATGCACGACGCGATCGAACGCGCACGAGCGCTCGGTGCGCCGGTGCTGAGCGGACGCCTCGGCAACGAGACCGCACTCACTTGGAGCGAACAGCTCGACAAACTCGGTGCTGCTGCCGCTCTGGCCAAAGCGGCAAACGTCACGTTGGCGCTGCGCAACGCGCCTGGGAGCTTCGCGGCCACCGTACACGACTGCAAACGCGTGACCAAAGAGACCGATTCCGCCTGGCTGCGCTACGGGCTCGATCCGGCAGTTTTCGACGCCGCCAGCGATGCGAGTGCGCTCGCCCCAAAAACGGTGCTGCTGTGGTGGGACGCGCGGGAGCCGGTACGGCTGCGCGGGTGGGAAGACTTTCGCGGCTTCGCGGTGCTCGACCGCGGCGACGGCGACGCGACGACCACCGAAATGCGCGACGCGATCTTCCGCTGGAAGATCGCGCGCGATGAATTCGAACTCAACCGCGCGTAGCGTCTGCCAATGCGAGGTAACTGAACCTGCGTTCTCGCAGGTGGGTGCGGCCCGGGCGCTTTGCGGGCAGGCACGAGGCCCAAGCCCTCTCGTCGTATCCGGAGCTGGTGCTCCCTAGGTCAACCAAGTCGGTTCGGCACCTATGGCACGGTGCGCGCTTGGCACAGTCGAGCCTTACTACCGTACCACTCTCCGTCAAGAGGTTCCGCCTGGAGGCAGGGGTTGACACCGGGCGTCCTGCGCGTGATGGAGAGGCATGTACGTGCATTACGGAACGCTCGCCGTCCCGCGCGCCGACGACGCGCTGTACGAGCAAGCCAAGGCATACCTCTCGCGGGACCCGGTCGAGGCCAAGCTCTTCTCCAAGCTGGAACATGACCCGGGGCGTCATTTTCACCTCACGATCAATCACCGCAATGACGACCATTTCGATCCCAATAATGACGAGATCGCCTGGGATCCGTACAGCGCGCTGCGCACCACGCGCGGCGGACGGCAATCGCCGGCGCTCGGTCTGGGGCACGAAGTCGATCACGCGGTCGAAGATCCGCGTATCGAGGATCGCCTGCGCAATACGCCCGACGCGCGCTACGATGACGCGGAGGAGCGCCGCGTGATCACCGGAAGCGAAACGCACGCGGCGCGCACGCTCGGTGAATCGGTGCGCCGCGATCACGCGGGAAGCACCTATCGCGTTGCATCGCCGATATACCGTTGGAAAAACGCCGCCGCCGCCTGATCGGTCCGAAGCCACGAGCTCCAGCGCAGGAACGTGTGCGCTTCGTCCGGCAGCACGATCAGTCGATAGCGAACGTGCTGCTGCTGCAGGCGCGGAACGAGATCCACGAGTTGATGAAAAGCCACGTCGGGATCTTGATCGCCCTGAATCAGCAGCACCGGGGAGCGCCATTTCGCGATCGATCCGACCGGTGAGGAGTTCCACGCCAGGTGCAGCCACGGTTTGAGATCGACGCGCTCGGCGCCCTCGCCGTAGCTGCGAAAATAATCGAGTGCGTCGTGCATCAGATCGTGCACGCCGCTGTAATCGACGCCGGCTTTGAAGACGTCGGAATTGCGCGCGAGCGCGAGCGCGGTGAGATAGCCGCCCCACGATCCGCCCCAGATGCCGATTCGTGCCGGATCGACCGACGGTTGATGCTGCAGCCAGCGCGCGCCGGCGAGCACGTCTTGATATTCGCTCGCGCCCGCCCAGCCGGTGCGAACGGCGTAGTGAAAATCGTGTCCGTAATCGACGCTCGAACGATAGTTGACCGAGAGCACGGCAAATCCGCGGCTGACCAAGTATTGGTCGACGGCATACGAATTGTCGTAATAATCCATCGGATTCCAGGTCAGCAGCATCTGCCGCATCGGACCACCGTGCACGAACACGATCGCGGGGCCGCGTGCCGTTCCCCGCGGCGCAAAGAGCTGCGCGTGGATCAGCGTGCCGTCGGGCGCGTGATACGTGACTTCGCTCGGAACCGCCAGCTGCTGCGTCGGAAAATCGGCTGGCATGAGCGCGGCGTCGATCAGCCGTTCACCGGTTCCGTTCGCCGATGCGAGCGCCACCAGCGGCGGACGCTGCGCGGTTGCGGTGACGTATGCGAGCGCGTCGCCGGCCAGCGGCATCGGCCACCACTGCGAACTGTATCCGGCGGTGAGCTGCATGACCCCTCCGCTCTGCGCATCGACACGGAAGAGATGCCAGCGATCGATGTCGTTGGGCACCGAACCGGTGTTGGCGACGTAGATCAGCGACCGTCCGTCATCCGATGCGGTCATGCTGACGACCGCGAACTCACCCGCGGTCAACCGCCGTGCCGCGCCGCCGTTCGCATTCACGACGTAGATGTGCGGCCAGTTGTCGGCCTCGCAGAGAAAGGCGACGCGCGCGTTGCCAAGCCAGGTGAGATCGACGTCGCCGCCCTGCGTCGGGAAGGAGCCGCGCGAGGTGTCCGGGCTGCGCCAGATCGGGCGCGCCGTGCCGTCGGAAACGCGCGCAATCCAAATCGACCACGGCACCACCGGCATCCGCAGCGGCGATTGCGGTGCGCCGCCGGCGCCGGGTGTGCGCGCGAAGACGATGCTCGCGCCGTCCGGCGACCAGCGCGGCTCGAGATCGTTCGCGACCGACGGCGCGAAGAACTCGAGTGGGCGGTCGGCGCCGCGATAGACGCCGATGAACGAATGATCGCCACGTGCAGAGA
The sequence above is a segment of the Candidatus Baltobacteraceae bacterium genome. Coding sequences within it:
- a CDS encoding cytidine/deoxycytidylate deaminase family protein — its product is MNLRPGWDEYFMQIARTVATRATCPRASVGAVLVREHRILTTGYNGAPRGVPHCTQAGCIVVNDHCQRATHAEANAIVQGALHGVSLQGATAYCTHQPCVSCSKLLISAGIVKIVYDEAYPDPVAIELLDEAEVALVPYASLESARS
- a CDS encoding haloacid dehalogenase type II, which produces MAVSVVCFDLYGTLFDLDGLEPLVREYTPMAEAMCEEWRRRQLQLAGVANSSGRYMDFDRVTLVALHEIAPRFHLRLAPSDQKRLIDAWAALPVFDDVLPALQTITTRKLPILALTNAVASTARNALAHAEIAEYFRDVLSADTVKVYKPNAAVYGQVTTNGLYPEDVLFFSSNDWDAMGASQAGFHSVWVNRRGALAGMRNERTIPGLHAVESVLDELGAGIR
- the rpiB gene encoding ribose 5-phosphate isomerase B; translated protein: MRIALGADHAGYEYKDRIAQILRDAGHTILDYGTHGPTPVDYPQYGYAVGEAVASGQAERGIVVCGSSLGISIAANKVPGVRCAVVAEPYSAELARGHNDANVLALSERLTGWDMIERIVDVFLHAPFEGDTPAGARHKHRVEQLFEFGDAQRERTLEAIEAGKVTGAATPKDLL
- the glyA gene encoding serine hydroxymethyltransferase, translating into MDILTTSTLEAQDPQLYAAIAGEERRQKENLELIASENYASRAVREAMACVMTNKYAEGYPGKRYYGGCEWVDVAESLALERLQQLFGADHANVQPHAGAQANMAVFMAQLQPGDTVLGMSLAHGGHLTHGTKVSFSGKLYNAVAYGVRKDTELIDFEEVRALAREHKPKLIIAGASAYPRVMEYAPFREIADEVGAALLVDMAHIAGLVAVDLHPSPIPFAEFVTSTTHKTLRGPRGGFVLCKAAYAQAIDKSVFPGIQGGPLMHTIAAKAVAFGEALQPSFKTYQRNVIDNARAMAEEFVRGGLRLVAGGTDTHLMLVDVSVKNLTGRAVEAYLDRIGITVNKNAIPYDQQKPVVASGIRIGTPAITSRGLGIEECREVARIMVDALADIETEVAIERLRGRVRDLTSRFDVP
- a CDS encoding prolyl oligopeptidase family serine peptidase, producing MLHVVIMAFSMAQVLSYPFPTTLVRSADGHAIAYAVNQRGDRSIWVARAPRFVPREVVALHDDDGRTISWVQLSRDGARVVYQYGSTQNPSLSVTEPQIQIWSADVDGGASRMLGVGSAPALSPDGSRVAFEHEGEVWIAPVDGTSPAKRLFYDSGKDWDLQWSPSGDALAFVSARGDHSFIGVYRGADRPLEFFAPSVANDLEPRWSPDGASIVFARTPGAGGAPQSPLRMPVVPWSIWIARVSDGTARPIWRSPDTSRGSFPTQGGDVDLTWLGNARVAFLCEADNWPHIYVVNANGGAARRLTAGEFAVVSMTASDDGRSLIYVANTGSVPNDIDRWHLFRVDAQSGGVMQLTAGYSSQWWPMPLAGDALAYVTATAQRPPLVALASANGTGERLIDAALMPADFPTQQLAVPSEVTYHAPDGTLIHAQLFAPRGTARGPAIVFVHGGPMRQMLLTWNPMDYYDNSYAVDQYLVSRGFAVLSVNYRSSVDYGHDFHYAVRTGWAGASEYQDVLAGARWLQHQPSVDPARIGIWGGSWGGYLTALALARNSDVFKAGVDYSGVHDLMHDALDYFRSYGEGAERVDLKPWLHLAWNSSPVGSIAKWRSPVLLIQGDQDPDVAFHQLVDLVPRLQQQHVRYRLIVLPDEAHTFLRWSSWLRTDQAAAAFFQRYIGDATR
- a CDS encoding MFS transporter, whose product is MRARDTWVLLATIVGSSLVFIDGSVVALALPEIQREFHTSAGNVAWIVELYTLVLGSLMLLGGALADRYGRKRIFILGAALFACSSIGCAFAWSIPSMLVARTIQGLGGMLLAPASLAILGDHFSGDARGRAIAAWSAFSALTSTLGPALGGALIDTFGWRSVFWITVPLAALVVVSSLRHVSESRNPDAPRELDLLGALLGTLGLGGITFALIVASSSGWRNPSVDAAAAGGVALLGLFLVRERRARAPLVPPAIFSSRTFGAINLATLFLYGALGGLFYELPFAMIQAHHYTALQTAFATLPMPLALVVLSRAGAMLARRFGPRLVLTIGPSVVAAGFALLALLEPRQGYVVGFLPGLLGVGLGMGITVAPLTTTMIGAADAGDVGIASGINNAVSRIAGLLAIAALTVLLAALYDRSMNRSLDALHATAHQRLAAAAQSDRLGGAHFSDPAIARASIHAFESGFRGVAFACALLAALAAAVDALGIDEAKLR
- a CDS encoding TIM barrel protein, producing MKFACSSGAFDRAFRSGDLTQLEFLDAAAREIGCDGVVLDDRHFPRIDDDYLAQLKKAATDLGLSIAALASDEFFVAGEVTMHDAIERARALGAPVLSGRLGNETALTWSEQLDKLGAAAALAKAANVTLALRNAPGSFAATVHDCKRVTKETDSAWLRYGLDPAVFDAASDASALAPKTVLLWWDAREPVRLRGWEDFRGFAVLDRGDGDATTTEMRDAIFRWKIARDEFELNRA
- the upp gene encoding uracil phosphoribosyltransferase, which codes for MPGSSTLHVVDHPAVADRLARLRDRSTATPVFRKLIEELGAFLAYEATRSLPLREERITTPLIETTAQRIATRPVVAPVLRAGLGLLPGFLDVIDDAVVAHLGFYRDPESLRPVPYYANMPPELGDRHVFVLDPMLATGNSGVAALDALAERGARAMTFVCVIAAPEGVRRVHAAHPQAVIVAAALDAGLNDHAYIVPGLGDAGDRMFGSLTSVPAAMRVRTP
- a CDS encoding MraY family glycosyltransferase, which produces MTAALIYFITFAVAAVVVAATTPLVIRLATHLEIVDGTEAERRMHAVPPPRTGGIAVFFGFTFALFVVLGFALSSPYALYPSVAHLGVHQKVNAIADQFDAVHRLVGLLFGSMLILAVGLWDDIMQMRPRNKFFAQIVVALISMLYGFIIPGITNPFDHNMHTNWIDFPIWVSIPLTLFWYVAMMNAINFIDGLDGLLPGFTLISTLFLFAISVVHANPVVALVVIALAGASLGFLPYNFNPAKIILGDSGSLFIGYVFATVSIIGASKTAIAISIVVPLVVLALPILDTAAVIIRRARAGKSITEADRGHFHHQLIFRFGLNVRQAVLLIYAVCFVLGFVALALSGEFTHVFRHSL